The Carassius gibelio isolate Cgi1373 ecotype wild population from Czech Republic chromosome B12, carGib1.2-hapl.c, whole genome shotgun sequence genome has a segment encoding these proteins:
- the LOC127968831 gene encoding uncharacterized protein LOC127968831: MSISDPCYNYSTLDEYWRDIRQSSYQYYGHDDTQVEWSGWYRLYLNGESAQMSEWCVTNAGCGGYTGLYLNDSHPSLEDGEVTREVLGSYMWSSQCEDYRSTSIQVKACPGAYYVYKLVKPDMSIYMPSYCAVVFSNISSDPCYNYQYLDRPWRATNESGDYICDESFSWNGWYRLFYYGMNIQMPETCISSFSCNTYNNLWLNGPHPQIEDGVVTREVCAGSYWGSCCFYKSNPIRVKACPGNYYVYELVKPQIWCSGYCTDVSTISQVVSTLSPNIITGSSITFNYDPCNNYNTLDNYWRSTRNYWYWYGYINGHDDTRVEWDGWYRLFINESNAQMPEWCFYYMSCGGYSSLWLSGSHPRLEDGVVSREIYGSRYDQGSRYRSEPIQVKACPGDYYVYKFTRPTLSIPAPVYCAVPSPTPSVDPCYNYTSLNDTWRATDNYYYNNYYYYGMCDFNVEWNGWYRMFYNGENGQMPESFVNQGMCGTYDPLWLNGSHPQLEDGVVTRQVCLSWTGNCEYTSHPIRVKACPGNYYVYEFVKPIFCSAYCLEASNQSIPSVSTPSETIPSVEYITPPITTTAVPVDPCYNYYVLDDPWRATNNQHSSQIMCDTGVSWNGWYRLYIQGQSVQMPDTCVEEYSCGTHAPLWLNGGHPTVEDGVVTRDVCGHWNNDCCAFLSNPIKVKACPGDYYVYEFVSPVACSLAYCADARNINTTSTTVTPETTTETTSETTMIVNRNPCSELSCSEDERCGMKNGVYGCLCENDHQRQEHHFGSFDFLESCESSSGSMSVSRCQLFEAGFPADVLHLNDPSCRGTVRNGRVEFYFDNDEHLCGTNLVANGTHFIYSNFILGAPRSEGLISRKKILKLSFSCVYPQTQTLSMNVEINPLESILHKTLPAGEGRYQVRMIPYEDDEFTRPFTGRVDAELDQKMNVEVRVEGVDSRQFALVMDTCWATPVNDPDYSLRWDLIVRECPNPNDDTVELLQNGVSTSSRFSFRMFIFTANSTKLYLHCAVHLCLMSSNRCSLDCNSGQQWRERRSLDFHDSASISLGPLTLSEGNTDKWVPEQVKVSEASSLCASLMLLLVPLMSVLTLF; the protein is encoded by the exons TCTCATCCATCTCTTGAGGATGGAGAGGTGACCCGTGAAGTTTTAGGAAGTTATATGTGGTCTAGCCAGTGTGAGGACTACAGATCTACATCCATCCAAGTCAAAGCCTGTCCAGGAGCGTATTACGTCTATAAACTTGTCAAGCCAGATATGTCCATCTACATGCCTTCATATTGTGCAG TTGTTTTCAGCAACATCAGCAGTGATCCCTGCTACAACTATCAGTATCTGGATCGTCCCTGGAGAGCCACCAATGAAAGTGGAGATTACATTTGTGATGAATCTTTCTCCTGGAATGGCTGGTATCGGCTTTTCTACTATGGAATGAACATCCAGATGCCAGAGACCTGTATTAGTTCATTCAGCTGTAACACATACAATAATCTGTGGCTCAATGGTCCTCATCCTCAGATAGAGGATGGAGTGGTGACTAGAGAGGTCTGTGCAGGGTCTTATTGGGGCAGCTGCTGTTTTTACAAATCAAACCCCATCAGAGTGAAAGCATGTCCAGGCAATTACTATGTCTATGAGCTTGTGAAACCACAAATCTGGTGTTCAGGATACTGTACAG atgTCAGCACTATTTCACAGGTGGTTTCCACTTTGAGTCCAAATATAATCACTGGATCCAGCATCACGTTTA attatgACCCGTGCAATAACTACAACACACTCGACAACTACTGGAGAAGCACACGCAATTACTGGTATTGGTACGGCTATATAAATGGACATGATGACACTCGTGTTGAATGGGACGGCTGGTATCGACTCTTCATCAATGAGTCCAATGCCCAGATGCCTGAGTGGTGTTTTTATTACATGTCATGTGGAGGTTATAGTTCTCTGTGGCTTAGTGGATCTCATCCTCGGCTAGAAGATGGAGTTGTTTCACGTGAAATTTACGGCTCTCGCTATGATCAGGGCAGTCGCTACAGATCTGAACCAATCCAAGTCAAAGCTTGTCCTGGAGATTATTATGTCTACAAATTTACCAGACCAACACTCTCAATCCCAGCTCCTGTGTATTGTGCAG tTCCTTCCCCCACCCCAAGCGTTGATCCCTGCTACAACTACACCAGTCTGAATGATACTTGGAGAGCCACTGACAACTATTACTATAATAACTATTACTACTATGGCATGTGCGATTTTAATGTGGAGTGGAATGGCTGGTATAGGATGTTCTACAATGGTGAAAATGGTCAGATGCCAGAATCATTTGTAAATCAAGGCATGTGTGGCACTTATGATCCACTGTGGCTCAACGGATCTCATCCACAGCTGGAAGATGGAGTGGTCACTCGTCAGGTCTGTTTGTCATGGACTGGCAACTGTGAATACACATCCCACCCTATAAGAGTCAAAGCCTGTCCTGGAAATTACTATGTGTATGAGTTTGTCAAGCCAATATTTTGCTCAGCTTACTGCCTAG AAGCCTCAAATCAGTCCATCCCATCAGTGTCTACACCATCAGAGACAATCCCATCCGTAGAATACATTACTCCACCAATCACAACCACTG CTGTCCCTGTTGACCCCTGCTACAACTACTATGTCCTGGACGATCCATGGAGAGCCACCAACAATCAACATTCCTCTCAAATAATGTGTGACACTGGGGTCAGCTGGAACGGCTGGTACCGTCTCTACATCCAGGGTCAGAGTGTTCAGATGCCAGACACATGTGTTGAGGAGTATAGTTGTGGCACTCATGCTCCACTCTGGCTGAACGGAGGTCATCCAACAGTTGAGGATGGAGTGGTCACTCGAGACGTCTGCGGTCACTGGAACAATGACTGCTGTGCTTTTCTGTCCAATCCCATTAAAGTCAAAGCCTGTCCAGGAGATTATTATGTCTATGAGTTTGTGAGTCCAGTTGCCTGCAGTTTGGCATACTGTGCag aTGCAAGGAACATAAACACTACCTCTACTACTGTAACGCCAGAGACAACCACAGAAACTACATCTGAAACCACAATGATTG TTAATAGGAACCCGTGTTCTGAACTCAGCTGCTCTGAGGATGAAAGGTGTGGAATGAAAAATGGTGTTTACGGCTGTTTATGTGAAAATGACCATCAGAGACAAGAGCATCATTTTGGCTCTTTTG ATTTCTTAGAAAGCTGTGAAAGCAGCTCTGGCTCCATGTCTGTGTCTCGCTGTCAGCTCTTTGAGGCAGGTTTTCCAGCTGATGTCTTGCACCTCAATGATCCCAGCTGCAGAGGAACGGTCCGGAATGGCAGAGTGGAATTCTATTTTGATAACGATGAACACCTCTGTGGCACAAATCTTGTG GCCAACGGCACCCACTTCATCTACAGTAACTTTATTCTGGGGGCACCGAGGTCAGAGGGTCTCATCAGCAGAAAGAAAATCCTCAAGCTTTCTTTCAGCTGTGTTTATCCTCAAACCCAAACACTTTCCATGAACGTGGAAATCAACCCACTGGAGAG TATTTTGCACAAGACCCTCCCGGCTGGTGAAGGCAGATATCAGGTGCGGATGATTCCATATGAGGATGATGAGTTTACTCGGCCCTTCACTGGTAGAGTGGATGCAGAGCTGGACCAGAAGATGAATGTGGAAGTTCGTGTCGAGGGGGTGGACAGCCGTCAGTTTGCTCTGGTGATGGACACGTGTTGGGCTACACCTGTGAATGATCCTGATTACAGTCTCCGCTGGGATCTCATCGTTAGAGA GTGTCCCAATCCAAATGACGACACAGTGGAGCTGCTGCAGAACGGCGTCTCGACATCCAGCCGTTTCTCCTTCAGGATGTTCATCTTCACTGCAAACTCCACTAAGCTTTACCTGCACTGTGCTGTTCACCTGTGCCTTATGTCGAGCAATCGCTGTTCACTG GACTGTAACTCTGGACAGCAGTGGAGAGAGCGCAGGTCTCTGGACTTCCATGACAGTGCTTCTATATCCTTGGGTCCTCTGACGTTGTCTGAAGGGAACACAG ATAAGTGGGTCCCAGAGCAAGTGAAGGTGTCTGAGGCTTCTTCTCTGTGTGCTTCTCTGATGCTGTTACTTGTTCCTCTGATGAGTGTTCTGACCCTCTTTTAG